The following proteins come from a genomic window of Nitrospira sp.:
- a CDS encoding Response regulator → MKGLTILLVDDEPLMRLSMMDALEAVGCDVHAVPTGTEGIEAIREKTFDVVITDLRLPGVDGLTVLQTAKDKEPQTEVLVITAHGSVETAVEAMKLGAFDYITKPFQMDELLLIVERVGSMITLRRENQDLKHQLEEKFCFNGILGANSQMRAVLDKIKLVAETDSTVLIVGESGTGKELVANALHQNSARKGYPLIKVSCAALPETLLEAELFGHEKGAFTGALRQRRGRFEMANRGTLFLDEIGEISPVVQVKLLRVLQERTFERVGSNEPIETDVRLVCATQKDLRKEVAQGRFREDLFYRLNVVPIVVPPLRQRQDDIMVIADHVLETCSLKLNKQLRGFSQQARELLLRYSYPGNVRELENMVERAVALGRDRIAVQPADLCGFQTCPYLGGVQQESCGFCNEGLTGGKKKKDAPLTSLAAARESFEKDYIVSVLERTDGSRTTASRILGLSRKALWEKCKRYGIPSAHSDAADEN, encoded by the coding sequence ATGAAAGGGTTGACCATTCTGCTCGTCGACGATGAGCCGTTGATGCGTCTCTCCATGATGGACGCATTGGAGGCCGTCGGTTGCGATGTCCATGCGGTCCCGACCGGTACGGAGGGGATCGAGGCGATCCGAGAGAAAACATTTGATGTGGTCATCACCGATCTCCGGTTGCCTGGTGTGGATGGGTTGACCGTGCTCCAAACGGCCAAAGACAAGGAGCCCCAGACCGAGGTGCTCGTCATTACCGCGCATGGATCGGTAGAAACAGCCGTTGAAGCCATGAAGTTGGGGGCATTTGATTACATCACGAAGCCGTTCCAAATGGATGAATTGCTCCTGATCGTAGAGCGGGTCGGCAGCATGATCACACTCCGTCGGGAGAATCAGGATCTCAAACACCAGCTTGAAGAGAAGTTTTGTTTCAACGGCATTTTGGGAGCGAATAGTCAGATGCGCGCCGTGCTGGACAAGATCAAGCTCGTGGCTGAGACCGACTCCACCGTCCTGATCGTCGGAGAGAGCGGAACCGGCAAGGAACTTGTCGCCAATGCGCTGCATCAGAACAGCGCGCGAAAAGGGTATCCGCTGATCAAAGTCAGTTGTGCCGCGTTGCCGGAGACGTTGCTGGAAGCGGAACTCTTCGGCCATGAGAAAGGCGCGTTTACGGGCGCTCTGCGCCAGCGTCGGGGGCGATTCGAAATGGCGAATCGAGGGACCTTGTTTCTTGATGAAATCGGCGAAATCTCGCCTGTGGTGCAGGTGAAACTCTTGCGGGTTCTGCAAGAGCGTACCTTCGAACGGGTCGGGAGCAACGAGCCGATCGAAACGGATGTGCGGCTCGTGTGTGCTACACAGAAAGATTTGCGCAAAGAGGTTGCTCAGGGCCGGTTCCGCGAAGACCTCTTTTACCGGCTCAACGTCGTGCCGATCGTCGTTCCACCGCTCAGGCAACGGCAAGACGACATTATGGTGATCGCCGATCATGTCCTTGAAACATGCTCGTTAAAGCTGAACAAGCAATTGCGCGGGTTTTCCCAGCAGGCGCGTGAATTGTTGCTTCGCTATTCGTATCCGGGAAATGTGCGGGAATTGGAAAACATGGTCGAGCGGGCTGTGGCTCTGGGACGAGATCGGATCGCGGTGCAACCGGCTGACCTCTGTGGATTTCAAACCTGTCCCTACCTGGGGGGTGTCCAACAAGAATCCTGCGGGTTTTGTAATGAAGGGTTGACCGGAGGAAAAAAAAAGAAGGATGCGCCCCTGACCTCGCTCGCCGCCGCGCGAGAAAGTTTCGAGAAGGACTACATCGTCTCCGTATTGGAGCGTACCGACGGGAGCCGCACGACCGCCTCCAGAATCTTGGGATTGTCCAGAAAAGCCCTGTGGGAAAAATGCAAACGCTATGGTATTCCGTCGGCACACAGCGACGCAGCGGATGAAAACTAA
- a CDS encoding putative oxidoreductase YrpG codes for MQYVHLGRSGLKVSRLCLGTMNFGPQTSEPDSFGLMDRALELGINFFDTANVYGWKVGEGWTEQIIGRWFAQGGGRRDKVVLATKVYGRMGDWPNQSRLSAVHIKRACEDSLRRLKTDWIDVYQMHHVDRETPWEEIWQAMEQLVREGKVVYVGSSNFAGWHVAQAQEAARSRHFFGLVSEQSLYNLNERTIELEVVPACEAYGIGLIPWSPLGRGLLAGILQSDHVGRRADADLKQEVIKSRPKLEAYEGLCARIGETPANVALAWLLHQRAVTSPIIGPRTMEQLEGAMRAVSLSLGGDILKQLDELFPGPGGAAPESYAW; via the coding sequence TTGCAATACGTTCATCTCGGTCGCTCAGGACTGAAAGTCAGTCGGCTCTGCCTCGGCACGATGAATTTCGGGCCGCAGACCAGCGAACCGGACAGCTTCGGCTTGATGGATCGGGCCTTGGAGCTCGGTATCAACTTTTTCGATACGGCAAACGTATACGGCTGGAAGGTCGGTGAAGGTTGGACAGAGCAGATCATCGGCCGCTGGTTCGCACAAGGAGGCGGCCGCCGAGACAAAGTGGTGTTGGCCACCAAGGTCTACGGCCGCATGGGTGACTGGCCCAATCAGTCGCGTCTCTCGGCCGTACACATCAAGCGAGCCTGCGAGGACAGTCTGCGACGGTTGAAGACGGATTGGATTGATGTGTATCAAATGCATCATGTCGATCGCGAGACACCGTGGGAAGAAATCTGGCAAGCGATGGAGCAGTTAGTCAGGGAAGGCAAAGTGGTATATGTAGGCAGCAGTAACTTTGCCGGTTGGCACGTGGCCCAGGCTCAGGAAGCCGCACGCAGCCGTCACTTTTTTGGGCTGGTGTCGGAGCAAAGTCTCTATAACCTCAATGAGCGTACGATTGAATTGGAAGTCGTTCCTGCCTGTGAAGCCTATGGCATCGGGCTGATCCCGTGGAGTCCGCTCGGTCGGGGATTATTGGCCGGTATCCTGCAGTCCGACCACGTTGGTCGCCGCGCGGATGCCGACTTGAAGCAAGAGGTCATCAAGTCCAGGCCCAAATTGGAAGCGTACGAGGGGCTGTGCGCGCGGATTGGTGAAACACCGGCGAATGTCGCGCTTGCCTGGCTGCTGCACCAACGAGCGGTCACTTCACCCATTATCGGTCCTCGCACGATGGAACAGCTGGAAGGGGCTATGAGGGCAGTGAGCCTTTCCCTGGGCGGCGACATCTTGAAACAACTGGACGAGCTCTTTCCTGGCCCCGGTGGAGCGGCGCCGGAGTCCTATGCCTGGTAG
- a CDS encoding Alkyl hydroperoxide reductase and/or thiol-specific antioxidant family (AhpC/TSA) protein, producing the protein MATASAMLPLGTAAPPFSLRDVVNRQIYSLDSFSDRTALLIMFICRHCPYVVHVEQELARLGRDYRDTDLGIIAISSNDPVGYPDDSPLKLKEMALRLGFTFPFCHDETQEVAKVYRAACTPDFYLFDRDRRLVYRGQLDDSRPGNNKPVTGQDLRAAIRAVLVGEPVERNQRPSVGCSIKWKPGHAPPYA; encoded by the coding sequence GTGGCAACCGCATCCGCCATGCTTCCCCTCGGAACAGCCGCACCGCCTTTTTCACTCCGCGATGTGGTCAATCGTCAGATCTATTCGCTCGACTCATTTTCGGACAGGACCGCGCTCTTGATTATGTTTATCTGCAGACATTGCCCGTACGTGGTGCATGTCGAGCAGGAGCTTGCCAGACTCGGACGCGACTATCGTGACACGGATTTAGGCATCATTGCCATCAGCAGCAATGACCCTGTCGGGTATCCTGATGACTCGCCTCTCAAGCTCAAAGAAATGGCCTTACGCCTGGGCTTCACCTTTCCGTTCTGCCACGACGAGACACAGGAAGTTGCAAAGGTTTATCGCGCCGCCTGCACACCGGACTTTTATCTCTTTGATCGCGATCGGCGTCTGGTGTATCGCGGACAATTGGATGACAGCCGCCCCGGTAACAACAAGCCGGTCACCGGCCAGGATCTCCGCGCCGCCATCCGAGCCGTGCTCGTCGGCGAGCCGGTCGAGAGGAACCAACGCCCCAGCGTCGGTTGCAGTATCAAGTGGAAGCCGGGTCATGCTCCGCCTTACGCCTGA
- a CDS encoding diguanylate cyclase/phosphodiesterase (GGDEF & EAL domains) with PAS/PAC sensor(s), whose translation MTLKASSPASSGPAGSHFEGQVGAFYLLSLLTGAEPRGLFGTVINRVEFQRAAEGRYLDDVIVKSHDAEGSPAVLEIQVKRQIKFTRTDQEFRKVVGQIVQTSRKKEFSSTRYELAIATARTSQKIDGAYQDVLTWARQIGDAATFMARINRPGSANDDMRTFVQTFKANLREAGSSDDDETVKKLLSRLQILVFDFTAQGSACEALVRERAVRALHPDETHRAESLWTALIDLAIHVAAAGGDRTRDHLLEDLKERAFRFATYRRYSSARAVLSEASRHALADINDSIGSVRLTRHTHTAAVHASLESGRYVEIRGDSGVGKSGVLKHFAEQIGTEAPIIVLSPKRTVPRGWGAMKGTLGFNGSAHELLADLAADGGAVLFVDNLDFFDEDEKKTVKDLVRETTGVPGFVVIATARRNFGIEEPNWLPPDALDSLGRAHPIMISELTETELDELRHADPRLAPLLAANHPAREVSRNLFRLARLSSQPEAVIGLRTEVDMAKQWWQTADGPRDDEHRERARLLRALAEAALSGVDVLDVAHRPPRAVDALVRSETLRDLGNDRVAFRHDVLREWAIGNLLHFEPARLDRLPLDRPAPAALARGVELAARMVLEHASSSTQWQSLLDRLSGEGVHGSWRRVVLLALIRSEISYQLLACTSNVLLANNGSLLRELIRLVMAVDVEPAGRIYAALGVDPSLIASSGIHMPSGLSWHRLILWILKLGESLPPSLIPDVADFYFAWSTPTLGNDPLTPDLLPWYFRWLNEIESARHVANFRDLRQPFGGAIGRDSIGVMESTIRSGFLLCCHRTPDLAKEYLRLLRQRPNADAIVHSVLKVRGSLAMAAPLELADFTASALIEKPHHNRNEYSYEREKPFTHNDLDFLPPSPGQGPFYELLIHAPQHGRALIRRLVDHAIDFHSEGRDYDADAIIILFPDGERAFPWTRSYTWSRDIAGHYCITSALMALEAWGHVRIENGESFNTVLGDVLGTSGSPAAFLLVAVDLLLSHWPKSREAAVPFVACSKLLCVDRQRQLQDSMGQADLFGLGALNREPVGIVNLASLKKRVSRRVSLEVLLGRYALGDHDPPHMTLKALVHRAADLLGPPAQNSNLFDPALMARHAINLLDPNNWHEVSVQLPDNTQGVAHQYVSPEAERQHLEALSLERAQHGSLEDFSMQLSVLNAMEEPSKSSLQFAAAAVEWAQRVMANLEAREPGEEEDQGEDFLRKNAIVSAATIALRDGDDELRAKYRAWAFDVFAQALKTKDDPVLRFRSGLRYNPVAIAFMGMIHALKYNASSQEIRSLLEVATRGESAAAHGFGVAGTTLAAIDERLLRALLRCAFAACVRPHHRRGLPDEDDAAPVDGQRKRLQKAVEAELKWLSNERPEPNWPNFPAETPRPRHRIGLRGGRVEREEPLRQRSRREEYADHQAAAVWLVQFRNLVDMDKRPWIREMVRAYANWTAEANGSKLDPPQDIENSPQEWNAAYYELLARCLPGLALPDIDQLALVPISSLPDQSFFDILPSFLRSSDIAYFNDRALGESVAVSIRSTVADRLMASAGWKRLRGQRGSSIETHIGPAISVLFFNDSGIGQPPRCYLPSVYIDRLPGFLPVLEKLVKSCPALFVALVTLNLIEVSQKPAHLRFIIASARIWLQSYPTDTEFGSITELAAVSAYGLNRSYDKNQLLWTPWTQ comes from the coding sequence ATGACATTGAAAGCAAGTAGTCCCGCTTCAAGTGGGCCAGCCGGAAGCCATTTCGAGGGACAGGTTGGGGCTTTTTATCTATTGTCCCTTCTGACGGGTGCGGAGCCGCGCGGGCTGTTCGGTACGGTGATCAACCGTGTCGAGTTCCAGCGCGCAGCTGAAGGTCGATACCTCGATGATGTCATTGTTAAGTCTCACGATGCAGAAGGAAGTCCCGCTGTGCTTGAAATCCAGGTCAAGCGGCAAATTAAATTTACGCGCACTGATCAGGAATTTCGCAAGGTCGTTGGACAAATAGTTCAAACTTCCCGAAAAAAGGAATTTTCGAGCACCCGTTATGAACTCGCGATCGCAACGGCACGAACATCTCAGAAGATCGATGGTGCCTATCAGGATGTTCTCACCTGGGCACGGCAGATAGGTGATGCAGCGACGTTTATGGCACGGATCAACCGACCCGGCTCTGCCAATGATGATATGCGCACGTTCGTGCAAACCTTCAAAGCCAATTTGCGTGAGGCTGGGTCATCAGACGATGATGAGACTGTCAAGAAGCTTCTAAGTCGTCTCCAAATTCTTGTCTTTGATTTCACGGCTCAAGGCTCTGCATGCGAGGCTCTGGTAAGAGAACGTGCTGTCCGTGCACTCCATCCTGACGAGACACATCGTGCAGAAAGTCTGTGGACAGCCTTGATCGACCTCGCAATACATGTCGCGGCCGCTGGTGGAGATCGCACCCGTGATCATCTACTCGAGGACCTAAAGGAACGGGCGTTTCGATTCGCCACCTATAGACGCTACTCATCCGCACGCGCAGTGCTCTCCGAAGCTTCTCGCCATGCACTTGCGGATATCAACGATAGTATCGGCAGCGTGAGACTGACACGCCATACACACACCGCCGCAGTTCATGCCTCTCTGGAAAGCGGCCGTTATGTTGAGATCCGTGGTGATTCGGGGGTGGGGAAGTCGGGAGTGCTTAAACACTTCGCCGAACAGATTGGTACAGAGGCACCGATTATCGTACTTAGTCCCAAGCGAACAGTGCCAAGAGGATGGGGCGCAATGAAAGGTACGCTTGGGTTCAATGGCAGCGCTCACGAACTGCTGGCCGACCTGGCAGCCGATGGTGGAGCGGTTCTGTTCGTCGATAATCTGGACTTCTTCGATGAAGACGAGAAGAAGACGGTTAAAGACCTTGTTCGTGAAACAACTGGGGTCCCCGGTTTCGTCGTGATTGCGACGGCGAGACGGAACTTCGGAATAGAAGAGCCGAACTGGCTTCCACCTGACGCGCTCGATAGCCTGGGTCGTGCTCACCCAATCATGATCAGCGAGCTCACCGAGACAGAGCTTGACGAGCTCAGACATGCAGATCCACGGCTCGCACCGCTCTTGGCCGCTAACCACCCGGCACGAGAAGTATCTAGAAATCTCTTTCGACTCGCCCGCCTATCAAGTCAACCAGAAGCAGTGATAGGTCTTCGTACTGAAGTCGATATGGCCAAGCAGTGGTGGCAGACGGCAGACGGCCCACGCGATGATGAACACCGAGAGCGGGCTAGACTTCTCCGGGCTTTGGCCGAAGCGGCACTGTCTGGTGTCGACGTGCTAGATGTGGCTCATCGACCACCACGGGCAGTTGATGCCTTGGTTAGGAGTGAGACACTCCGTGATTTAGGTAATGATCGTGTCGCATTCCGTCATGATGTACTACGGGAATGGGCAATCGGAAATCTTCTTCATTTCGAGCCAGCACGACTTGACCGTTTGCCGCTCGACCGACCTGCGCCTGCAGCCTTGGCACGGGGTGTTGAACTCGCTGCGCGCATGGTCCTCGAACACGCCTCCAGTAGCACACAGTGGCAGTCACTTCTCGACCGCCTGAGTGGCGAGGGAGTGCACGGCTCGTGGCGCCGGGTTGTATTACTGGCGCTCATTCGATCGGAGATCAGTTATCAACTGTTGGCTTGCACTTCAAATGTCCTGCTTGCAAACAACGGAAGTCTCCTCCGTGAACTTATACGTCTAGTAATGGCTGTCGATGTTGAGCCTGCCGGGAGGATATATGCAGCGTTGGGCGTTGATCCAAGTTTAATAGCTTCTTCGGGTATTCATATGCCGAGCGGGCTGTCCTGGCACCGATTAATCTTATGGATTCTGAAACTTGGGGAGAGCCTGCCTCCGTCGCTGATCCCTGATGTAGCCGATTTCTATTTTGCATGGTCAACACCTACGTTGGGGAATGATCCACTCACACCTGATTTATTGCCTTGGTACTTTCGGTGGTTGAATGAGATTGAGTCAGCGCGCCATGTTGCAAACTTTCGGGACTTGCGTCAGCCATTTGGAGGAGCCATCGGGCGTGATTCGATCGGAGTGATGGAATCCACAATTCGAAGTGGATTTCTTTTGTGCTGCCATCGAACTCCAGACTTAGCAAAGGAATATTTGCGCCTATTGAGGCAACGTCCCAATGCGGATGCAATCGTCCACAGCGTTCTGAAGGTCCGTGGGAGCCTCGCCATGGCTGCACCTCTGGAACTTGCGGACTTCACTGCATCTGCCCTTATTGAGAAGCCACATCACAACCGTAACGAGTATAGCTATGAGAGGGAAAAACCGTTCACGCACAATGATCTGGACTTTCTTCCCCCGTCGCCCGGGCAGGGACCGTTCTATGAACTGCTGATCCATGCCCCTCAACATGGGCGAGCGCTGATCCGACGGCTCGTGGACCATGCGATCGACTTCCACAGCGAAGGTCGTGATTACGATGCTGACGCGATCATTATCCTGTTCCCTGACGGTGAAAGGGCCTTCCCCTGGACGCGATCATATACGTGGTCACGCGACATTGCCGGTCATTATTGTATCACGTCAGCTCTAATGGCCCTTGAAGCGTGGGGGCACGTCCGCATCGAAAACGGAGAATCTTTTAATACAGTGCTCGGTGATGTCTTGGGGACCTCTGGATCTCCCGCAGCATTTCTCCTCGTCGCAGTAGACCTCCTACTTTCGCATTGGCCGAAGTCTCGCGAGGCGGCAGTTCCTTTTGTCGCCTGCTCCAAACTTCTATGTGTGGATCGACAACGACAGCTACAGGACAGTATGGGACAAGCAGACTTGTTCGGTTTGGGTGCGCTCAATAGAGAGCCGGTTGGCATCGTCAATCTAGCCAGTCTCAAGAAGCGCGTTTCGAGACGTGTTTCGCTTGAAGTCCTACTTGGTAGATACGCTTTAGGAGACCACGATCCACCGCACATGACACTCAAAGCTCTTGTACATCGGGCAGCCGATCTCTTAGGTCCACCAGCTCAGAATTCCAACCTATTCGATCCTGCCCTCATGGCAAGGCACGCTATTAATCTCCTCGACCCTAACAACTGGCACGAAGTATCTGTTCAGCTGCCCGATAATACACAAGGAGTGGCTCACCAGTATGTGTCACCAGAAGCTGAACGTCAGCATCTTGAGGCTCTCTCTTTAGAGAGGGCTCAACATGGCAGCTTGGAAGATTTCAGCATGCAGCTCAGCGTCTTGAATGCGATGGAAGAACCATCAAAGTCCTCACTCCAGTTTGCGGCAGCGGCTGTTGAATGGGCACAACGCGTGATGGCCAATTTGGAGGCTAGAGAGCCAGGCGAAGAAGAGGATCAAGGCGAGGACTTTTTACGAAAAAATGCCATTGTGAGCGCCGCTACGATCGCCTTACGCGATGGTGATGATGAATTGCGCGCCAAATATCGGGCTTGGGCGTTCGATGTCTTTGCTCAGGCGCTGAAGACCAAAGACGATCCAGTCCTTCGATTTCGATCTGGACTTCGGTACAACCCTGTCGCGATTGCCTTCATGGGCATGATCCACGCCCTAAAATACAATGCCAGTAGTCAGGAGATACGGTCTCTTCTTGAGGTTGCCACACGAGGCGAGTCGGCTGCTGCACACGGCTTTGGCGTAGCAGGTACAACCCTTGCTGCTATTGATGAACGTTTGCTTCGTGCTTTGCTGCGATGTGCCTTTGCCGCATGTGTTCGGCCTCATCACAGGCGGGGGCTCCCCGATGAAGACGACGCTGCGCCTGTCGATGGCCAACGCAAGCGGCTACAGAAAGCCGTGGAAGCAGAGCTGAAATGGCTAAGCAATGAACGTCCCGAACCCAACTGGCCGAACTTTCCAGCGGAAACCCCTCGACCCCGGCATCGTATCGGCCTCCGTGGCGGACGCGTAGAGCGAGAAGAGCCATTAAGACAGCGATCACGACGTGAGGAATACGCTGACCACCAGGCGGCAGCCGTATGGCTCGTCCAATTCCGAAATCTCGTCGACATGGACAAACGGCCATGGATCAGAGAGATGGTGCGGGCGTATGCAAACTGGACTGCGGAGGCAAATGGGTCCAAGCTGGACCCGCCCCAAGACATTGAGAACTCACCACAGGAATGGAACGCTGCATATTATGAACTGTTGGCCCGGTGCCTACCAGGGCTAGCGCTGCCGGATATCGATCAGCTCGCCCTTGTGCCGATTAGTTCGTTACCTGACCAGTCATTCTTTGACATTCTCCCTTCGTTCCTACGGAGCAGTGACATTGCATATTTCAATGATCGAGCCCTCGGGGAGTCAGTCGCAGTTAGTATTCGATCCACGGTCGCTGACCGTCTGATGGCTAGTGCTGGGTGGAAACGGCTACGAGGCCAACGCGGCAGTTCTATTGAGACACATATCGGGCCGGCGATCTCCGTGCTCTTTTTTAACGACTCTGGCATCGGCCAGCCACCTCGCTGCTATTTGCCTTCCGTATATATTGATCGTCTTCCTGGGTTCCTTCCTGTGCTGGAAAAGCTGGTCAAAAGCTGTCCAGCACTCTTTGTCGCCCTCGTGACGCTCAACTTGATAGAAGTTTCGCAAAAGCCAGCACACCTGCGTTTCATTATTGCATCGGCTAGAATCTGGCTGCAGAGCTATCCTACAGACACGGAGTTTGGGTCGATTACGGAATTGGCCGCCGTGTCTGCTTATGGATTGAACAGGTCTTACGACAAGAACCAGCTTCTCTGGACACCGTGGACGCAATAA
- a CDS encoding WD-repeat protein, whose translation MNPSLVNAISETTAASAAPLDFLGYWTTDCREVKTFRGHSHGVWAVAFSPDGVTLASGGAERLVRIWDIETGRLLRSLRGHTNDIRAVVFTPDGQALATGSEDRTIRLWNGKTGEPMKLLFSRYDHNVCCLSLSPDGLMLARGSHNKDIKIWEVTTGTELMTLLGKDEYDHHWSVCVAFSPDGIHLASGTDIGKIKIWEVLPSGEEKVLRDGHWKEDQEDTTETRGYFIADDGAFQKPMDYWIGAMTFTPDAKLLITGSRDATIKLFEMPNAVEKKTLTGHKDWVRSLAVSPDGKVLVSASDDQTIKFWDLATGRNFRTVKGHSGPVRCVTFSSDGKRLASASWDRTVKLWEGGEKAEE comes from the coding sequence ATGAACCCTTCGCTTGTGAACGCCATTTCGGAAACGACAGCTGCATCAGCAGCTCCCCTCGATTTCTTAGGATACTGGACCACTGACTGCCGGGAAGTGAAGACGTTCCGTGGTCATTCGCATGGAGTCTGGGCGGTCGCCTTTTCTCCCGATGGGGTAACCCTCGCCAGCGGCGGCGCCGAACGCCTCGTCCGCATATGGGACATCGAAACCGGTCGATTGCTGCGCTCCCTTCGCGGTCACACCAATGATATCCGCGCCGTCGTTTTCACTCCGGACGGACAGGCCCTCGCCACCGGCAGCGAAGACCGCACGATCCGGTTATGGAACGGCAAGACCGGCGAGCCGATGAAACTCTTGTTCTCACGTTACGATCATAATGTCTGCTGCCTCTCGCTCTCGCCGGACGGCCTCATGCTCGCACGCGGCAGCCACAACAAAGACATCAAGATTTGGGAAGTGACCACCGGCACCGAATTGATGACGCTGCTCGGAAAGGATGAATACGACCATCACTGGTCGGTCTGCGTGGCGTTTTCACCGGACGGCATTCATCTCGCCAGCGGGACCGACATCGGAAAGATCAAGATTTGGGAAGTGCTCCCGAGCGGGGAGGAGAAGGTGCTGCGCGACGGCCATTGGAAGGAGGATCAGGAAGATACCACTGAAACCCGCGGCTACTTCATCGCGGATGATGGCGCATTCCAAAAGCCGATGGACTACTGGATCGGGGCCATGACCTTCACTCCCGACGCCAAACTTTTGATTACCGGCAGCCGAGACGCTACCATCAAGCTGTTCGAGATGCCGAACGCGGTCGAGAAAAAGACCCTCACCGGCCATAAGGACTGGGTTCGCAGTCTTGCTGTGTCGCCCGACGGAAAAGTGTTGGTCAGCGCAAGCGACGACCAGACCATAAAGTTTTGGGATCTGGCCACCGGCCGGAATTTCCGAACCGTGAAAGGACACAGCGGCCCCGTGCGCTGCGTCACCTTTTCCTCGGACGGTAAACGCCTCGCCAGCGCCTCCTGGGACCGCACCGTGAAGCTGTGGGAAGGGGGAGAGAAAGCGGAAGAGTAG
- a CDS encoding Anaerobic respiratory reductase chaperone, which produces MTSQQPMQGVSASATATLPNPSTIKDSPAVERALNRSKIYLLISWSLLYPEDEEFLDYLRCGEFVEDGRAALSALEVALGTDDGGRAKEKLGALKQQFDRVESLIASECVNWQLSDLQSEHRRVFSNVITLDCPPYETLFGNDHVFAQSHVMGDISGFYKAFGVELSKDIHERLDHLSVEFEFMHFLAYKESYSRCHDGPEKTQIVVDAQKKFVKNHIGRWVPLFCRMLTKKADSGLFKLVADMTAEWMEFETAFLSVTPQPYTETDYRPATFNSPEGQTYECGAQDQGNELTMLLNEVGAQSFMDVKEKEKGHEEGGPSGTA; this is translated from the coding sequence ATGACGAGTCAACAGCCGATGCAAGGGGTATCTGCATCAGCAACCGCCACACTGCCGAACCCTTCCACGATCAAAGATTCTCCCGCCGTCGAACGCGCGCTGAACCGCAGTAAAATCTATTTGCTCATTTCCTGGAGTCTTCTGTATCCCGAAGATGAAGAATTTCTGGATTACCTGCGGTGCGGCGAATTCGTGGAGGATGGCCGTGCTGCTCTCAGTGCATTGGAAGTCGCTCTGGGAACCGATGACGGTGGGAGAGCCAAGGAAAAGTTGGGCGCGCTGAAGCAACAATTTGATCGGGTGGAGAGCCTCATCGCTTCCGAATGTGTCAACTGGCAGCTGAGCGACCTTCAGTCGGAACATCGCCGTGTCTTCAGTAATGTGATCACGCTCGACTGCCCTCCCTATGAAACTCTTTTCGGGAACGACCATGTGTTTGCGCAATCTCACGTCATGGGCGATATCTCCGGCTTCTACAAAGCCTTCGGAGTCGAATTGTCGAAAGATATCCATGAGCGACTGGATCACCTCAGTGTTGAATTCGAGTTCATGCATTTTCTTGCCTACAAGGAATCCTACTCGCGCTGTCACGATGGGCCGGAGAAGACACAAATCGTGGTGGATGCGCAGAAGAAGTTCGTCAAAAATCATATCGGCCGATGGGTACCGCTGTTCTGTCGCATGCTGACCAAGAAAGCGGACTCCGGTCTCTTCAAATTAGTGGCCGATATGACCGCTGAGTGGATGGAGTTTGAGACGGCCTTCCTAAGCGTGACCCCTCAGCCCTATACGGAAACCGACTATCGTCCTGCGACATTCAATTCCCCCGAAGGTCAGACCTATGAATGCGGTGCACAAGATCAGGGAAACGAATTGACCATGTTGTTGAATGAAGTCGGTGCACAGTCGTTCATGGATGTGAAAGAGAAAGAGAAGGGGCATGAAGAAGGGGGACCTTCCGGAACCGCATGA